A DNA window from Moorella thermoacetica contains the following coding sequences:
- a CDS encoding HD domain-containing protein, with product MVTLEEVKKDPEVEALITRGNEHLGAMGFTEHSHRHLNLVASISRNVLERLGYDKRTAELAAVAGYLHDIGNVVSRQDHGQSGALLAYNILRRLGMPADEAATIMGAIGNHEEEYGQAVNPVGAALILADKSDVHHSRVRNNDISTFDIHDRVNYAVQHSFLRVDAGKRAITLELTIDLAISTPMEYFEIFLTRMMMCRRAARFLHCHFGLVVNNARLL from the coding sequence CTGGTAACCCTGGAGGAAGTAAAGAAAGACCCGGAGGTGGAGGCCCTGATAACCCGGGGCAATGAGCACCTGGGGGCCATGGGCTTTACCGAACACAGCCACCGCCATCTAAACCTGGTGGCCAGCATCAGCCGCAATGTCCTGGAACGCCTGGGTTATGATAAGCGGACGGCTGAACTGGCGGCGGTGGCCGGATATTTGCATGATATCGGTAATGTGGTCAGCCGGCAGGATCACGGCCAGTCCGGGGCCCTGCTGGCTTACAATATTTTAAGGCGCCTGGGGATGCCGGCAGACGAAGCAGCCACCATCATGGGAGCCATCGGCAACCACGAGGAAGAATACGGGCAGGCCGTCAACCCGGTTGGCGCGGCCCTGATCCTGGCGGACAAATCGGATGTCCACCATTCCCGGGTGCGGAACAACGATATCAGCACCTTCGACATTCACGACCGGGTGAATTATGCCGTCCAGCACTCTTTCTTACGGGTAGACGCCGGGAAGCGGGCCATTACCCTGGAGCTCACCATCGACCTGGCCATCAGCACGCCCATGGAGTATTTCGAGATCTTTTTGACCCGGATGATGATGTGTCGCCGGGCCGCCCGCTTTTTGCACTGTCATTTCGGCCTGGTAGTCAACAATGCCCGCCTCCTGTGA
- the yajC gene encoding preprotein translocase subunit YajC: protein MQQWAGTIFYLLIFMGILYFLMIRPQQKQQKQRQAMLAGLKVDDRVVLAGGLHGRITKIKDNTLMVRIADKVEVEVDKAGVAYVPGQEG, encoded by the coding sequence ATGCAACAGTGGGCTGGCACTATTTTTTACCTCCTCATCTTTATGGGCATCCTTTACTTTCTGATGATCCGGCCTCAGCAAAAACAGCAGAAGCAGCGCCAGGCGATGCTGGCAGGGCTCAAGGTGGACGACCGGGTGGTCCTGGCCGGCGGCCTTCACGGCCGGATTACCAAGATCAAAGACAATACCCTGATGGTCCGGATAGCCGATAAAGTGGAGGTCGAGGTCGATAAAGCCGGGGTGGCCTATGTCCCGGGGCAGGAGGGTTAA
- the tgt gene encoding tRNA guanosine(34) transglycosylase Tgt: MPAVTFTVLKRDRSTGARLGRLTTPHGTIETPVFMPVGTQATVKTMTPEEVAGLGAEIILANTYHLYLRPGADIIREAGGLHRFMHWERPILTDSGGFQVFSLADLREISDEGVTFRSHLDGSIHFLGPAESMAVQEALGSDIAMAFDECVAYPASPEEVAAGVERTSRWAEACLRAHRREDQAVFGIIQGGTIPELRRRSAREITALDFPGYGIGGLSVGEPKELMYSILEELQGYLPENKPRYLMGVGSPDCLIEGVKRGVDMFDCVLPTRIARNGTVMTTYGKLVVRNAAYARDFRPLDPECDCYTCRNYTRAYIRHLLKAEEILGLRLTTIHNLHFLIKLMQRLRQAIAEGRLEEVAADFYERYNSGKI; encoded by the coding sequence ATGCCTGCAGTAACCTTTACCGTACTTAAACGCGACCGGTCTACCGGGGCGCGGCTGGGGCGTCTCACAACCCCCCACGGCACCATCGAGACGCCGGTTTTCATGCCCGTGGGCACCCAGGCCACCGTCAAGACCATGACCCCGGAAGAGGTGGCCGGCCTGGGAGCGGAGATCATCCTGGCCAACACCTATCATCTCTACCTGCGGCCCGGGGCCGACATTATCCGGGAAGCCGGGGGGCTTCATCGTTTCATGCACTGGGAGAGGCCGATTCTTACAGACAGCGGCGGTTTCCAGGTCTTTAGCCTGGCCGACCTGCGCGAGATCAGCGACGAAGGGGTTACTTTTCGCTCCCACCTGGACGGTTCAATCCATTTCCTGGGGCCGGCGGAGTCCATGGCTGTCCAGGAAGCCCTGGGCTCGGACATCGCCATGGCCTTCGACGAGTGTGTCGCCTACCCGGCCAGCCCGGAGGAAGTCGCCGCCGGGGTGGAACGAACCAGCCGCTGGGCCGAGGCCTGCCTCCGGGCCCACCGGCGGGAGGACCAGGCGGTCTTTGGTATAATTCAGGGAGGGACCATACCCGAACTGCGCCGCCGCAGTGCCCGGGAGATTACCGCCCTGGATTTCCCCGGCTACGGCATCGGGGGTTTAAGCGTAGGCGAGCCCAAGGAGTTGATGTACAGCATCCTGGAAGAACTCCAGGGCTATCTGCCGGAGAATAAGCCCCGGTATCTCATGGGGGTCGGTTCCCCTGATTGCCTTATTGAAGGGGTCAAACGAGGGGTGGATATGTTTGACTGCGTCTTACCCACCCGCATTGCCCGCAACGGTACGGTGATGACTACCTACGGCAAGCTGGTTGTTCGCAATGCCGCCTATGCCCGGGACTTCCGGCCTCTGGACCCGGAGTGCGACTGCTATACCTGCCGTAACTACACCCGCGCCTATATTCGCCACCTGCTAAAGGCTGAGGAGATTTTGGGCCTCAGGCTGACGACCATCCATAACCTGCACTTTCTCATTAAACTGATGCAGCGCCTGCGCCAGGCCATCGCCGAAGGCCGGCTGGAAGAAGTGGCCGCCGACTTTTATGAACGCTATAATTCGGGAAAAATTTAA
- the queA gene encoding tRNA preQ1(34) S-adenosylmethionine ribosyltransferase-isomerase QueA, producing the protein MRIEEFDYELPPGQIAQQPVEPRDASRLLVLHREGGFLEHRHFYDLPRYLHPGDVLVVNETKVIPARLWGYRAGTGAKIEVLLLTRQEGDTWETLVRPGRRVPVGAELIFGRGELQARVKGVTPAGGRIMEFSYQEGPWEALLERLGEMPLPPYIKEKPADPGRYQTVYAREEGSAAAPTAGLHFTPRLLKELREQGIEIASILLHVGLGTFRPVKVENIQEHVMHAEYYAVTPAAAATINAARARGHRVVAVGTTVVRTLETVATADGVIHAGSGWTDIFIYPGYRFKAIDSLITNFHLPRSTLLMLVSAFAGREKILDAYRVAVREGYRFYSFGDAMLIL; encoded by the coding sequence TTGCGGATAGAAGAATTTGACTACGAGTTGCCGCCAGGACAAATCGCCCAGCAACCGGTGGAGCCGCGGGATGCCTCGCGGCTCCTCGTCCTGCACCGGGAAGGTGGTTTCCTGGAGCACCGTCACTTCTACGACCTGCCACGCTACCTCCACCCCGGCGACGTGCTGGTGGTGAATGAGACGAAGGTAATTCCCGCCCGCCTGTGGGGCTACCGTGCCGGGACGGGCGCTAAAATCGAAGTCCTCTTATTGACCCGGCAGGAAGGTGACACCTGGGAAACCCTGGTGCGGCCGGGACGACGGGTACCGGTGGGCGCGGAGCTAATCTTCGGCCGGGGTGAATTGCAGGCCCGGGTAAAGGGGGTAACCCCGGCCGGAGGACGGATAATGGAGTTCTCTTATCAGGAGGGCCCCTGGGAGGCCTTGCTGGAACGCCTGGGGGAAATGCCCCTGCCCCCTTATATCAAAGAAAAGCCGGCTGATCCCGGCCGTTACCAGACGGTTTACGCCCGGGAGGAGGGCTCGGCTGCCGCCCCTACCGCAGGCCTGCACTTTACCCCCCGCCTCCTTAAGGAACTCCGGGAGCAGGGGATAGAAATAGCCAGCATCCTGCTCCACGTAGGCCTGGGGACCTTCCGGCCGGTAAAGGTGGAGAACATCCAGGAACACGTGATGCACGCCGAATACTACGCCGTGACCCCGGCGGCGGCGGCGACCATCAATGCCGCCCGGGCCCGGGGCCACCGGGTGGTTGCTGTAGGCACAACCGTCGTCCGCACCCTGGAGACGGTAGCTACAGCCGATGGCGTCATCCATGCCGGCAGCGGCTGGACGGACATCTTTATCTATCCCGGTTACCGGTTCAAGGCCATCGACAGCCTGATCACCAACTTTCACCTGCCCCGCTCGACCCTGTTGATGCTGGTCAGTGCCTTTGCCGGCAGGGAGAAGATCCTGGACGCCTACCGGGTCGCCGTCCGGGAAGGCTACCGCTTTTACAGTTTCGGCGACGCTATGTTGATCCTGTAA
- a CDS encoding SpoIID/LytB domain-containing protein — MRKTYRRGMAALLLALILIPAASGEAASRPIRVLLDSSPGEVEFQVEQGGYQLVDDHSGQEIATATSGVKWTVRQDGSTLQLLKDGAPVGSFNGPIQLKPARAGLNLFSYRGNRYRGSLSILRGEGGLLVINIVDLEQYLYGVVGKEMPASAALEALKAQAVIARTYAITRMQPSQLYDVTDDTSTQVYGGYEAEVNYGAARDKVLQAVDSTRGEVIYYDGKVIQAYFHANAGGYTEDSENVWSNPLPYLRGVPSPDDDWAVKYPYQTPGGYPANTYNWTVTLTRQQVQDQVNSWLAGQGKGAVGEVVDLVLSRLGRDGQKETVSGRVTRMDIRTTTGTAQAFRDGIRAVFGLKSTLFTVQMDSTVNVLDGSGQQRAVNYGAELVALGAGGVLNAPNGAAGDYTVAGRDGTRQVPKLFTRVIFQGKGYGHGLGLSQWGAMGMAEKGYTYQQIIEHYYNQDHYDGHLKIATY, encoded by the coding sequence TTGAGGAAAACTTACCGCCGGGGGATGGCTGCCCTGCTCCTGGCCTTAATACTAATCCCTGCTGCCTCCGGGGAGGCGGCTTCCCGGCCCATCCGCGTCCTGCTGGACAGTAGCCCCGGCGAGGTGGAATTCCAGGTGGAGCAGGGCGGTTACCAGCTGGTTGACGATCACAGCGGCCAGGAGATCGCCACGGCCACTTCCGGGGTTAAGTGGACGGTCAGGCAGGACGGCAGCACCCTGCAGCTTTTAAAAGATGGTGCCCCTGTAGGCAGCTTCAATGGCCCCATTCAGCTAAAACCTGCCAGGGCAGGTCTCAACCTCTTCAGTTACCGGGGCAACCGCTACCGGGGGAGCCTGAGTATCCTGCGGGGCGAGGGCGGTTTGCTGGTTATCAACATCGTCGACCTGGAACAATACCTTTACGGCGTCGTTGGTAAAGAAATGCCGGCCAGCGCGGCCCTGGAAGCCCTTAAGGCCCAGGCTGTAATCGCCCGTACCTATGCTATCACCAGGATGCAACCGTCCCAGCTCTACGACGTCACCGACGATACCTCGACCCAGGTATACGGCGGTTATGAGGCCGAGGTCAATTACGGCGCCGCCAGGGATAAAGTTCTGCAGGCGGTAGACAGCACCCGGGGAGAGGTGATCTATTATGACGGCAAGGTCATCCAGGCCTACTTCCACGCCAACGCCGGCGGCTACACCGAGGATAGTGAGAACGTCTGGAGCAATCCCCTGCCCTACCTGCGGGGCGTGCCCTCGCCCGATGACGACTGGGCCGTCAAGTATCCCTACCAGACTCCTGGCGGTTACCCGGCCAATACATATAACTGGACGGTGACCCTGACCAGGCAGCAGGTCCAGGACCAGGTTAATAGCTGGCTTGCCGGTCAGGGTAAAGGCGCGGTCGGGGAGGTGGTCGACCTGGTCCTTTCGCGGCTGGGGCGTGACGGCCAAAAGGAGACGGTATCCGGCCGGGTAACCAGGATGGATATCCGCACCACCACCGGAACGGCCCAGGCTTTCCGGGACGGCATTCGCGCCGTCTTTGGCCTGAAAAGTACCCTCTTCACGGTGCAGATGGACTCCACGGTGAATGTCCTGGACGGTTCCGGGCAGCAACGGGCGGTGAATTACGGCGCCGAACTGGTAGCCCTGGGAGCCGGCGGCGTCCTCAACGCCCCTAACGGTGCCGCCGGAGATTATACGGTAGCCGGGCGCGACGGCACACGCCAGGTACCCAAGCTCTTCACCCGGGTAATCTTCCAGGGGAAGGGATACGGCCACGGCCTGGGCCTCAGCCAGTGGGGGGCCATGGGCATGGCCGAAAAAGGGTATACTTACCAGCAAATTATCGAACACTACTACAACCAGGATCATTATGACGGCCACCTGAAGATTGCGACCTATTGA
- a CDS encoding anti-sigma factor domain-containing protein, whose product MDGAERGIVMSREGQRVIVLTPRGDWRALKLAGPLPEVGEEIMLPPVVKRPAWPLFTAAAVVLLLVLTGAVVRRIETPAPAAAPMVAYYVNIDINPSVELAVDEKDTVLEARGLNNDGEKLLAGIALKGEKVTGAMKILALEALRQGYYLPEGEGAMMVTVIPAGSGQEKLAAGDELGQRLTREAQDVFQQAGVHAAVEAATVQPEIRQHAEAAGLSAGKYSIMLEALAAGAQVKAVDLQRESITKVLQELNFNWEDVLARLKRDPDLLKREEQLGPVLKAALGQGPLPAENGNSQGNAPARGPAAAPANKPDQGDNQETRQGKQETTGQGREMNSNRGQSSSRDGMAVAWQLRARLKAGLQNQPGGPVLKELPVLEHVPGKNLRDVLAKIKLEDVVLKKIEEKRQDMAKR is encoded by the coding sequence ATGGACGGCGCTGAACGCGGTATAGTCATGTCCAGGGAGGGGCAGAGGGTCATCGTTTTAACGCCCCGGGGCGACTGGCGGGCTTTAAAATTGGCCGGACCCCTGCCGGAAGTGGGGGAAGAAATTATGCTGCCGCCGGTGGTCAAGAGGCCGGCGTGGCCCCTCTTTACTGCCGCCGCAGTAGTTCTTTTACTGGTCCTGACCGGGGCTGTAGTGCGCCGGATAGAAACCCCGGCGCCGGCGGCTGCCCCTATGGTAGCCTATTATGTTAATATAGATATTAACCCCAGCGTAGAGCTGGCCGTGGATGAAAAGGATACCGTCCTCGAGGCCCGCGGCCTGAACAACGACGGGGAAAAATTACTCGCCGGCATTGCCCTGAAGGGGGAAAAGGTTACCGGGGCTATGAAGATTCTGGCCCTGGAGGCCCTGCGCCAGGGTTATTACCTTCCCGAGGGGGAAGGCGCCATGATGGTAACAGTAATCCCTGCCGGGTCCGGCCAGGAGAAACTGGCGGCCGGGGATGAACTGGGCCAGAGGCTCACCCGCGAAGCGCAGGATGTCTTTCAGCAGGCCGGGGTACATGCTGCCGTAGAGGCAGCTACCGTCCAGCCGGAGATCCGCCAGCATGCCGAGGCCGCCGGCCTCTCGGCCGGTAAGTACAGCATTATGCTGGAGGCCCTGGCAGCCGGGGCCCAGGTAAAGGCTGTCGATTTGCAGCGGGAGAGTATTACTAAAGTCCTGCAGGAACTCAATTTTAACTGGGAAGATGTGCTTGCCCGGCTAAAAAGGGATCCTGACCTGTTAAAGAGGGAAGAGCAACTGGGACCGGTCCTGAAGGCGGCCCTGGGTCAGGGCCCACTCCCCGCGGAAAACGGAAATAGCCAGGGTAATGCTCCCGCCAGGGGTCCGGCAGCAGCACCGGCTAATAAGCCCGACCAGGGGGATAATCAGGAAACCCGGCAAGGCAAACAGGAAACCACCGGCCAGGGGAGGGAGATGAACTCGAACCGTGGCCAGTCCTCCAGCCGGGATGGTATGGCAGTAGCCTGGCAGCTACGAGCCCGGCTCAAGGCCGGACTGCAAAACCAGCCGGGGGGACCGGTCCTCAAAGAACTGCCGGTACTAGAACATGTCCCCGGGAAAAACCTGCGGGACGTGCTGGCAAAAATAAAATTGGAAGACGTGGTTTTAAAGAAAATAGAGGAAAAACGGCAGGATATGGCGAAAAGATAG
- the sigI gene encoding RNA polymerase sigma factor SigI has product MKLKLQPGADPNHLLALARSGDAVAREELIRRYTPFILSVVSRTTGHFIRLGEDDEASIGLMAFNEAIDNYRLEGGATFLTLAETVIRRRLIDYFRREGRHRQVLSLQAMEGETAAAVDPVARDEINMVDELADRREEIERYQKELASYGITLKDLVKCSPQHRDARDRALAAARVVVANPLLRKYLLERKALPLKALEKEVETSRKTLERHRKYIIAAVVMLMGNYEYLAGYIGQDRRGGQDGRR; this is encoded by the coding sequence GTGAAGCTCAAATTGCAGCCCGGAGCCGACCCGAACCACCTCCTGGCTCTGGCCAGGAGCGGGGATGCCGTGGCCAGGGAGGAACTGATCCGGCGCTATACCCCCTTTATCCTATCGGTAGTTTCCAGGACGACAGGTCATTTTATCCGCCTGGGCGAAGACGACGAAGCCAGTATCGGGTTAATGGCCTTTAACGAGGCGATAGATAACTACCGCCTGGAAGGCGGTGCCACCTTTTTAACTCTGGCGGAAACAGTTATCCGGCGGCGTTTAATTGACTACTTTCGCCGGGAGGGGCGCCACCGCCAGGTCCTGTCCCTCCAGGCCATGGAGGGAGAAACGGCGGCCGCAGTCGACCCTGTGGCCAGGGACGAGATAAACATGGTGGACGAACTGGCGGACAGGCGGGAAGAGATCGAGCGTTACCAGAAAGAACTCGCCTCTTATGGTATCACCTTGAAGGATCTGGTAAAATGCAGCCCCCAGCACCGGGATGCCCGCGACCGGGCCCTGGCGGCCGCCCGGGTAGTAGTCGCCAACCCCCTTCTCAGAAAGTATCTCCTGGAAAGGAAGGCCCTGCCCTTAAAAGCCCTGGAAAAAGAAGTCGAGACCAGCCGCAAAACCCTTGAACGCCATCGCAAATACATCATTGCCGCAGTAGTTATGCTTATGGGCAATTACGAATACCTGGCAGGTTACATTGGCCAGGACCGGAGGGGTGGTCAGGATGGACGGCGCTGA
- a CDS encoding DUF2905 domain-containing protein — MGDWSFFGKMLLGMGLFLALMGLLLLGLGKLFSIGRLPGDIYIQRGNFTFYFPLVTSLLLSLILTVILNLLFRR, encoded by the coding sequence GTGGGCGACTGGAGTTTTTTCGGCAAAATGCTCTTAGGGATGGGCCTTTTCCTGGCCCTCATGGGCCTGTTGCTCCTGGGTCTGGGAAAACTATTCAGCATCGGCCGCCTGCCGGGTGACATCTATATCCAAAGGGGTAACTTTACCTTTTATTTCCCTCTGGTCACCTCTTTGTTACTCAGCCTGATTCTGACGGTAATATTAAACCTGCTCTTCCGGCGTTAA
- the ruvB gene encoding Holliday junction branch migration DNA helicase RuvB, translated as MATERLVAGNLHNEDQELELSLRPRCLAEYIGQEHVKETLGIFIQAARERGEALDHVLLYGPPGLGKTTLAGIIANELGVQLRVTSGPALERAGDLAAILTNLQPRDVLFIDEIHRLPRQVEEILYPAMEDFVLDIILGKGPGARSIRLDLPPFTLVGATTRAGLLSSPLRDRFGINSRLEFYQVAELEEIIRRAATILQVAIEPEGAREIARRARGTPRVANRLLKRVRDYAEIRAGGVITREVAREALELLQVDAAGLDSSDRRLLLTLIRKFNGGPVGLETLAAAISEEPDTIEDVYEPFLLQMGYLQRTPRGRVATPGAYAHLGIKPEDRLF; from the coding sequence TTGGCAACGGAGAGGTTAGTAGCCGGAAACCTGCATAATGAAGACCAGGAACTTGAATTGAGCCTGCGACCGCGCTGCCTGGCAGAGTACATCGGCCAGGAACATGTCAAGGAGACCCTGGGCATCTTTATCCAGGCGGCCCGTGAACGGGGTGAAGCCTTGGACCACGTCCTTCTCTACGGGCCCCCGGGGCTTGGTAAGACCACCCTGGCCGGGATTATCGCCAATGAGCTAGGGGTCCAGCTGCGGGTCACCTCGGGACCGGCCCTGGAACGGGCCGGGGACCTGGCAGCCATCTTGACCAACCTGCAGCCCCGGGACGTCCTCTTTATCGATGAAATCCACCGCCTGCCCCGCCAGGTGGAGGAGATCCTTTACCCGGCCATGGAAGACTTCGTCTTAGATATTATCCTGGGTAAGGGTCCCGGCGCCCGTTCCATTCGCCTGGACCTGCCCCCCTTTACCCTGGTGGGAGCGACTACCAGGGCGGGGTTGCTATCTTCCCCTTTAAGGGATCGCTTCGGCATCAATTCCCGCCTGGAGTTTTACCAGGTGGCCGAGCTGGAAGAGATTATCAGGCGGGCGGCCACCATCCTCCAGGTTGCCATCGAGCCGGAAGGAGCCAGGGAGATCGCCCGGCGCGCCCGGGGGACGCCCAGGGTAGCCAACCGCTTGTTGAAGCGGGTCAGGGATTACGCCGAGATCCGGGCCGGAGGAGTCATTACCAGGGAGGTGGCCCGGGAGGCCCTGGAACTCCTGCAGGTTGATGCCGCCGGCCTGGATAGTTCAGACCGGCGCCTTCTGCTCACCCTTATCCGCAAGTTTAACGGGGGACCCGTCGGTCTCGAGACCCTGGCCGCAGCCATCAGCGAGGAACCGGACACCATTGAGGACGTCTACGAACCCTTTTTACTCCAGATGGGCTACCTCCAGCGTACTCCCAGGGGCCGGGTGGCTACCCCCGGAGCCTATGCACACCTGGGTATTAAGCCGGAAGACCGGTTGTTTTGA
- the ruvA gene encoding Holliday junction branch migration protein RuvA, whose amino-acid sequence MIGYLRGRLHLVTPEGILLETGGIGWLVRTVTNRSWPAPGTEIAVYTQLVVREDAMELYGFTRPEELHLFTLLRGVNGIGPRGALQILGAAKPEQLSRAIAAGDSAFLTALPGIGAKKAQRLLLELKDAVLKSGLVDGTETEAIPAGGGDNDEALAALLALGYSREEIGPILARVRQELGNATPTTAVLQAVLKTFGRGGGD is encoded by the coding sequence TTGATCGGGTACCTGCGGGGTAGGTTACATCTGGTAACACCGGAGGGTATCCTCCTGGAGACCGGAGGGATCGGCTGGCTGGTACGTACAGTGACCAATCGTTCCTGGCCGGCCCCCGGTACGGAGATAGCTGTCTACACCCAGCTGGTGGTCAGGGAAGACGCCATGGAATTATATGGTTTTACCCGGCCGGAGGAACTGCACCTTTTCACCCTCCTTAGAGGCGTAAATGGCATCGGGCCCCGGGGCGCCCTCCAGATTTTGGGGGCTGCCAAGCCGGAACAGCTGTCCCGGGCCATTGCCGCCGGCGATAGTGCCTTTCTGACCGCCCTGCCGGGAATCGGGGCCAAGAAGGCCCAGCGGTTACTCCTGGAATTGAAGGACGCGGTTTTAAAATCCGGCCTGGTAGACGGTACGGAGACTGAGGCCATACCGGCAGGAGGCGGGGATAATGATGAAGCCCTGGCCGCCCTGTTGGCGCTGGGCTATAGCCGGGAAGAGATTGGCCCGATCCTGGCCAGGGTACGGCAGGAACTGGGGAATGCTACCCCTACGACAGCCGTCCTCCAGGCGGTACTAAAAACCTTTGGCCGGGGGGGAGGGGATTAA
- the ruvC gene encoding crossover junction endodeoxyribonuclease RuvC, whose product MLILGIDPGTAIVGYGLVEARAGQTRALVYDCIRTPAGEDPCRRLATIYAGIRELIERLQPETMAVEELFFNKNSKTALAVGQARGVILLAAAHTGLPVAEYTPLEVKQAVAGFGRAPKEQVQRMVQALLGLEEKPRPDDVADALAVAVCHASFAPWRQREKEVAGR is encoded by the coding sequence ATGCTGATCCTGGGAATAGACCCGGGGACGGCGATTGTCGGTTACGGCCTGGTGGAGGCCCGGGCTGGACAAACCCGCGCCCTGGTATACGATTGTATCCGGACACCGGCGGGGGAGGATCCCTGCCGGCGGCTGGCAACCATTTACGCCGGCATAAGGGAGCTAATCGAGCGCTTGCAGCCAGAAACCATGGCCGTGGAAGAACTCTTCTTTAACAAAAACAGCAAGACAGCCCTAGCCGTTGGCCAGGCCAGGGGCGTGATCCTTCTGGCCGCGGCCCATACCGGTCTGCCGGTGGCCGAGTATACCCCCCTGGAGGTCAAGCAGGCAGTGGCCGGTTTCGGCCGGGCGCCCAAGGAACAGGTCCAGCGTATGGTCCAGGCTTTGCTGGGCCTAGAAGAAAAACCCCGGCCAGATGATGTGGCCGATGCCCTGGCGGTAGCCGTATGTCATGCCAGCTTCGCGCCCTGGCGGCAAAGGGAAAAGGAGGTGGCTGGCCGTTGA
- a CDS encoding YebC/PmpR family DNA-binding transcriptional regulator, which produces MSGHSKWANIKNRKAKVDEKRGRLFTKIGREIIIAARMGGGDPEGNMRLKAAIAKAKAANMPNENIQRAIMRGTGELEGAAYEEMTYEGYGPGGVAMLLNIATDNRNRTASEIRYIFSRGGGNLGESGCVAWMFNPKGVITVEVPAGDKREEVILQAIEAGAEDVDDEDDEVLEIKTAPGDLEAVREALEASGVTITHAEVEMVPQTTVTIDDPETAGKVMRLIERLEDHDDVQAVYTNADIPAAIMDQLDI; this is translated from the coding sequence ATGTCCGGACATTCCAAGTGGGCCAATATTAAAAATCGCAAGGCCAAGGTTGATGAAAAACGGGGCCGCCTCTTTACCAAAATCGGGCGGGAAATTATCATCGCCGCCCGGATGGGAGGCGGTGATCCCGAGGGCAATATGCGCTTAAAGGCTGCTATAGCCAAGGCCAAAGCAGCCAATATGCCCAACGAGAACATCCAGCGGGCCATTATGCGCGGTACCGGCGAACTAGAAGGGGCCGCATATGAGGAAATGACCTATGAAGGTTACGGTCCCGGTGGCGTAGCCATGCTTCTGAATATAGCCACCGATAACCGGAACCGTACAGCTTCAGAAATCAGATATATCTTTTCCCGGGGCGGTGGCAACCTGGGCGAAAGCGGTTGCGTAGCCTGGATGTTTAACCCCAAAGGGGTAATTACGGTGGAGGTCCCCGCCGGGGATAAACGGGAAGAAGTAATCCTCCAGGCTATCGAGGCCGGGGCGGAGGATGTCGATGACGAGGACGACGAGGTATTGGAAATCAAGACGGCGCCCGGGGACCTGGAGGCCGTCCGGGAAGCCCTGGAGGCCAGCGGTGTTACCATAACACACGCTGAGGTTGAGATGGTACCGCAAACGACTGTTACCATCGACGACCCGGAGACAGCAGGCAAGGTTATGCGTCTCATTGAACGCCTCGAAGATCATGACGACGTCCAGGCAGTATATACAAACGCTGATATTCCTGCAGCAATTATGGACCAATTAGATATATAG
- a CDS encoding CAP domain-containing protein: MKHKWLTAALKILLAAVVAAAPLSAARAATPASNSTRGIYSYNYSWYTAPYWSWHYRWHVSPNAGSGQVTRQSPTPAPAPAPQPASKPAPAPVTSPGNPAVPAPQPAPQPAPAGNYQLSAYEQQVVNLVNAERAKVGLKPLAADPQLARVARLKAEDMRDKNYFSHESPTYGSFANMLKQFGISYRIAGENIAAGYPTPEAVVAAWMNSPGHRSNILNANFTAIGVGYASGGSYGHYWVQEFIGQ; encoded by the coding sequence TTGAAGCACAAGTGGCTCACCGCAGCTCTGAAAATCCTGCTGGCCGCCGTTGTGGCTGCCGCCCCTTTAAGCGCGGCCCGGGCTGCTACACCCGCCTCTAACTCTACCAGGGGTATTTACTCCTATAACTATAGCTGGTATACCGCCCCTTACTGGAGCTGGCACTACCGGTGGCATGTTTCTCCGAACGCCGGCAGCGGACAGGTCACCAGGCAGTCCCCGACTCCGGCACCGGCGCCTGCACCACAACCAGCATCTAAACCCGCACCGGCCCCGGTAACCAGTCCCGGCAATCCGGCCGTACCAGCACCGCAACCTGCCCCCCAACCCGCCCCCGCCGGTAACTACCAGTTAAGCGCTTACGAACAGCAGGTAGTGAACCTGGTCAATGCCGAGCGGGCCAAGGTCGGCCTGAAACCCCTGGCAGCAGACCCGCAGCTGGCCCGGGTAGCTCGCCTCAAGGCCGAAGATATGCGGGACAAGAATTATTTCAGCCATGAGTCGCCCACTTATGGTTCCTTCGCCAATATGCTCAAGCAATTCGGCATTAGCTACCGTATAGCCGGGGAGAACATCGCCGCCGGCTACCCAACACCGGAGGCGGTGGTAGCGGCCTGGATGAATAGCCCCGGCCACCGCAGTAATATCTTAAACGCTAATTTTACGGCCATAGGTGTCGGCTATGCCAGCGGCGGCAGCTATGGCCACTACTGGGTCCAGGAATTCATCGGCCAGTAG